One window from the genome of Populus alba chromosome 15, ASM523922v2, whole genome shotgun sequence encodes:
- the LOC118057607 gene encoding glyceraldehyde-3-phosphate dehydrogenase, cytosolic, with protein sequence MGKIKIGINGFGRIGRLVARVALQRDDVELVAVNDPFITTEYMTYMFKYDTVHGPWKHHELKVKDSKTLLFGERPVTVFGSRNPEEIPWGETGAEYIVESTGVFTDKDKAAAHLKGGAKKVIISAPSKDAPMFVMGVNEKSYTPDLHIVSNASCTTNCLAPLAKVINDRFGIIEGLMTTVHSITATQKTVDGPSSKDWRGGRAASFNIIPSSTGAAKAVGKVLPALNGKLTGMAFRVPTVDVSVVDLTVRLEKSATYDQIKAAIKEESEGKMKGILGYTDEDLVSTDFIGDCRSSIFDAKAGIALNDNYVKLVSWYDNEWGYSTRVVDLICYIASVSS encoded by the exons ATGG GAAAGATCAAGATTGGAATCAACG GATTTGGAAGAATCGGAAGGCTGGTAGCTAGAGTAGCTCTACAGAGAGATGATGTTGAACTTGTTGCTGTTAACGATCCTTTCATTACCACTGAATACATG aCATACATGTTTAAGTATGATACAGTTCATGGTCCATGGAAACATCATGAGCTTAAGGTTAAGGATTCTAAGACACTTCTCTTTGGAGAGAGACCTGTCACTGTTTTTGGTTCCAG GAACCCAGAGGAGATCCCATGGGGTGAGACCGGAGCTGAGTATATTGTGGAGTCAACTGGAGTTTTCACTGACAAGGACAAGGCTGCTGCTCACTTGAAG GGTGGAGCTAAGAAAGTCATCATCTCAGCCCCCAGCAAGGATGCTCCTATGTTTGTTATGGGAGTTAATGAGAAGAGTTACACTCCAGATCTTCACATTGTATCCAATGCTAGCTGCACCACTAACTGCCTTGCTCCCCTTGCTAAG GTCATTAATGACAGATTTGGCATTATTGAGGGACTTATGACCACTGTGCACTCTATCACTG CTACCCAGAAAACTGTTGATGGGCCCTCGTCAAAGGACTGGAGAGGTGGAAGAGCTGCTTCATTCAACATCATTCCTAGCAGCACTGGAGCTGCAAAG GCTGTTGGGAAGGTGCTACCTGCTCTGAATGGCAAGCTAACAGGAATGGCTTTCCGTGTTCCTACCGTTGATGTCTCTGTTGTGGACCTGACAGTAAGACTTGAGAAGTCAGCTACATATGATCAAATTAAAGCCGCTATCAA GGAAGAATCTGAGGGAAAGATGAAGGGAATCTTAGGCTACACCGATGAAGATTTGGTTTCAACCGACTTCATTGGCGACTGTAG gTCAAGTATCTTCGATGCCAAAGCTGGAATTGCTTTGAATGACAACTATGTGAAGCTCGTTTCATGGTATGACAATGAGTGGGGTTACAG CACTCGTGTGGTCGACTTGATTTGCTACATTGCATCTGTTTCTTCCTAA
- the LOC118057608 gene encoding uncharacterized protein, translating into MFGRVRASSSSPDSLERPSSKILKDDTLSIYETTLMKLKLGSQRDQSSPFEETVEMESESSTTSASSFVESNNTSTNALKSLQHVITSPDEEVMTIDSDDSSASDQLSFSAMQSTGDSKDQRRRNVSVLYLFSKYNYSRQALTPSGEAMLIASNCSASTYASSSNSQSLGISKEQSEHECLSSSSVCQM; encoded by the exons ATGTTTGGGAGAGTAagggcttcttcttcttcaccagACAGCTTGGAGAGACCGTCTTCCAAGATCCTCAAAGACGACACTCTCTCTATCTACG AGACTACATTAATGAAGCTTAAACTAGGTTCTCAGCGTGATCAAAGTTCACCCTTTGAGGAGACTGTGGAAATGGAAAGTGAGAGTAGTACTACAAGTGCTTCAAGTTTCGTGGAGTCGAATAATACCTCAACAAATGCCTTGAAAAGCTTACAGCATGTTATAACCTCACCCGATGAGGAGGTGATGACAATAGATTCAGATGATTCTTCTGCCAGCGATCAGTTAAGTTTTAGTGCTATGCAATCTACAGGTGACTCAAAAGATCAGCGGAGGAGGAATGTTTCAGTGCTTTATCTTTTTTCCAAATATAATTATTCTCGACAAGCATTAACCCCTTCTGGAGAGGCAATGCTGATAGCAAGCAATTGTTCTGCGAGTACTTATGCTAGTTCTAGCAACTCTCAATCTCTGGGCATCTCAAAAGAGCAATCTGAACATGAATGTCTTAGTTCCTCTTCTGTTTGTCAGATGTAG
- the LOC118057606 gene encoding uncharacterized protein translates to MATSAFKSTTKRTPIGNDKSSSSAHRRSRSLSRFSRPIPPDEFSDDSTAPSRGRFVNMDRGSGVPDISLDDLAIQLLSLGDRGRSGFRSGDVSYGERVAGGSLRRGRSVSRQGSESKNNSKSYSRGCGGGKVNSDGSNSRRRRSVSVVRYQIGDSESDLEHSQNSRNHANSRCQSNVDSQVPLSNKPLASNHRPGLRRSLSQKDLKYHDGYSSHSSSLTDDEGRDSCSNKNGFERTIRTVYAQKKAEHPTGGDMNSGLYEAMRKELRHAVEEIRTELEQSMEKTNIDSLKSGKSDGFQGGSTIRRNHATKSDQSEKCKQDLLAKLLLEKQHGRDISKIVKELLADPKNTVSEKPSRARKRSNDRSRMSERLTEEAEKYFEDFISNVEDTDISSLDGERSDTSSTLGGIAKTETFQRPVISKSQPVEMDGVVLPWLQWETSNDASPLSLKDKELTSTPKSNLWDAAQEATPAQELIMHPISIRGSCSPGLTDGHSTNIRELKGSKFGELESYRRQISFIGTRSQFDVDEYLKRPSDEDFLLESWKQQQRIHSGGLLLCNRMFF, encoded by the exons ATGGCAACCTCGGCGTTTAAATCCACGACAAAGAGAACACCTATCGGCAACGACAAGTCGTCTTCCTCTGCTCACCGGCGTTCACGGAGTCTGAGCCGCTTCTCCCGGCCGATTCCTCCCGACGAATTTTCCGATGATTCTACGGCTCCGTCGAGAGGGAGGTTCGTGAACATGGATAGAGGATCGGGAGTTCCGGATATAAGTCTCGACGATCTCGCTATTCAGTTGTTGAGTTTAGGTGATCGAGGGCGGTCGGGTTTTAGAAGTGGTGACGTCAGTTATGGGGAGAGAGTTGCGGGTGGGTCCCTGAGGAGAGGAAGGTCTGTGTCGAGGCAAGGcagtgaaagtaaaaataacagCAAGAGTTACAGTCGTGGTTGTGGTGGTGGGAAGGTGAATTCGGATGGTAGTAATTCGAGGAGGAGACGGTCTGTGTCTGTGGTTAGGTATCAAATTGGTGATTCCGAG AGTGACCTAGAGCATTCTCAGAATTCAAGAAATCATGCTAATTCAAGATGTCAGAGCAATGTAGACAGCCAGGTCCCTTTATCAAATAAGCCACTAGCATCAAATCATAGACCTGGACTAAGAAGGTCTCTTAGCCAGAAAGATTTAAAGTATCATGACGGCTACTCT AGCCATTCATCAAGCCTAACTGATGATGAAGGGAGGGATTCTTGTTCCAATAAAAATGGATTTGAGAGAACAATACGAACAGTTTATGCACAGAAGAAG GCAGAGCATCCCACTGGCGGTGATATGAACAGCGGGCTGTATGAAGCAATGAGGAAAGAACTTAGGCATGCAGTAGAAGAGATCAGGACGGAACTTGAACAA TCTATggagaaaacaaatatagaCTCCTTGAAATCTGGAAAATCTGATGGTTTTCAGGGTGGTTCTACTATCAGAAGGAACCATGCAACAAAATCAGATCAG TCTGAGAAGTGTAAACAAGATTTATTAGCAAAACTATTGTTGGAGAAGCAACATGGTAGAGATATCTCGAAGATTGTGAAAGAATTGCTTGCTGATCCAAAGAACACTGTTTCAGAAAAGCCATCAAGAGCCAGAAAG AGGAGTAATGACAGAAGTAGGATGTCTGAACGATTGACTGAAGAAGCAGAGAAATACTTTGAGGACTTCATTTCAAATGTTGAAGATACAGATATTTCATCTTTGGATGGGGAAAGGAGTGATACAAGTTCAACTTTGGGAGGAATAGCAAAGACAGAAACTTTTCAGAGACCAGTGATATCCAAATCTCAACCTGTAGAAATGGACGGTGTTGTGCTGCCCTGGTTACAATGGGAAACTTCTAATGATGCTTCTCCTCTATCCTTAAAAGATAAGGAGCTAACATCGACTCCAAAAAGTAATTTATGGGATGCAGCTCAG GAAGCAACCCCTGCTCAAGAGTTGATCATGCACCCCATCAGTATCCGTGGAAGCTGTAGCCCAGGACTTACAGATGGCCACTCAACAAATATCAGAGAACTTAAAGGGAGTAAATTTGGAGAACTTGAAAGCTACAGAAGACAAATTTCATTTATAGGAACAAGATCACAGTTTGACGTTGATGAATATCTTAAGCGACCAAGCGATGAAGATTTTCTCCTAGAAAGTTGGAAGCAACAACAGAGAATTCATTCAGGTGGTCTCCTGCTTTGCAACCGAATGTTTTTCTAG
- the LOC118057609 gene encoding uncharacterized protein, which yields MPPLIDFKDIQDRFSTQFRPWQRSFQFWVRAADIYTGYKVFQLRVSLVKDVEKHEAMWERQHEFAADKIYAMCSDLGGFFLKVAQVIGKPDLAPAAWVRRLVTLCDRAPATPFDTVKLVLEKELGRSIEDIFERFDVEPLGSASIAQVHRARLKGGKSDIVVKVQHPGVQDLMMTDIYNLQAFALYMQKTDIKFDLYSVTKEMEKQIGYEFDFKREANAMERIRQFLYENNKASPVIVPRVLKDMVSRRALMMEYIDGTPILNLGDEIAKRGINPGGKIAAAAKQNILKSLTLAYGQMILKSGFFHADPHPGNILICKGSKVALLDYGQVKDLPDKLRLGYANLVLAIADCDPIRAAESYRDLGIDTSSKCENELQELFRLAETMFDTKLPPGVAMLQPFSEDSSIKKVSVEAFPEELFSVLRTVHLLRGLSVGLGINYSCAEQWRPIAEEALYLAGRLKDTDLKTKHRKQRFFRRLLQS from the exons ATGCCTCCTCTTATCGATTTTAAAGACATTCAAGATAGGTTCTCTACTCAGTTCAGACCATGGCAACGCTCTTTTCAGTTCTGGGTTCGTGCCGCTGATATCTACACTGGCTATAAG GTGTTTCAACTGAGAGTGAGTTTGGTGAAGGATGTGGAAAAGCATGAGGCAATGTGGGAAAGACAGCATGAGTTTGCTGCTGACAAGATTTATGCTATGTGTTCTGATCTTGGTGGGTTCTTTCTCAAG GTTGCCCAAGTCATTGGGAAGCCTGACTTGGCTCCAGCAGCATGGGTGAGAAGGCTTGTAACTTTGTGTGATAGAGCTCCGGCTACTCCATTTGATACTGTTAAGCTTGTGCTGGAGAAAGAGTTAGGTCGAAGCATCGAGGacatttttgaaagatttgatgTGGAACCTCTTGGTTCTGCTTCAATTGCACAG GTTCATCGGGCAAGATTGAAAGGTGGCAAGAGTGATATTGTTGTCAAG GTCCAACATCCTGGAGTTCAGGATCTGATGATGACAGACATCTATAACCTTCAAGCGTTTGCTTTATACATGCAAAAGAcagatatcaaatttgatctgtACTCTGTGACAAAGGAAATGGAGAAACAG ATTGGATATGAATTTGATTTCAAGAGGGAGGCTAATGCTATGGAAAGAATCCGGCAATTTCTGTATGAGAATAATAAAGCAAGTCCGGTTATAGTGCCACGAGTGCTGAAGGATATGGTCAGCAG GAGGGCCTTAATGATGGAATACATTGATGGGACCCCGATTTTGAATCTTGGTGAtgaaatagccaaaagaggaaTTAATCCTGGTGGTAAGATTGCAGCGGCAGCAAAGCA GAACATACTTAAAAGTTTGACATTAGCATATGGACAAATGATACTGAAGAGTGGTTTCTTCCATGCAGATCCCCATCCGGGAAATATATTGATTTGTAAAGGTTCCAAG GTTGCCTTGCTAGACTACGGGCAGGTGAAGGATCTCCCGGATAAGTTGAGGCTTGGATATGCAAATTTGGTACTTGCTATTGCTGATTGTGACCCAATCAGAGCAGCAGAAAGCTACAG GGACCTCGGCATAGATACCTCAAGCAAATGCGAGAATGAACTGCAGGAATTGTTTAGGTTGGCGGAAACAATGTTTGACACAAAACTACCACCTGGAGTGGCAATGTTGCAACCTTTCTCAGAGGATTCTTCCATCAAAAAGGTCTCTGTTGAG GCTTTCCCAGAGGAACTATTTTCTGTTCTTCGCACAGTGCATCTTTTGAGAGGTCTTAGTGTGGGTCTTGGTATCAACTACTCGTGTGCAGAACAATGGAGACCCATTGCAGAAGAAGCATTGTATCTTGCTGGAAGATTAAAAG ATACAGATCTCAAGACTAAGCATCGCAAACAACGTTTTTTCAGGAGATTACTTCAAAGTTAG